The Apis cerana isolate GH-2021 linkage group LG12, AcerK_1.0, whole genome shotgun sequence genome window below encodes:
- the LOC107998917 gene encoding uncharacterized protein LOC107998917 isoform X7: MPGPAQERPRAQRLTDIEPQTAKGLGCNRTDDFSTPISSGSNMSSIARFPKLDECAHFHYEHVELSSLEVSLSEGSNDSDSYAVRVTSGDACWTLQRSYDNFVMFDKQLHRCIFDRKFSSLTKLPDTRPKNTCDILRDYLNRFSQLNHEGLNCGPVLNWLQLDNRGRRILVPESDSCPINTPAVAAAYAVRPYVAQAPDEISFQVGDMISVIDMPPPGESTWWRGKHGFAVGFFPAECVAVIGDKVPRHLTVSTTVRSKLPVKPVLRKHGKLIAFFRSFILNRPSRRRLKQSGILKERVFGCDLGEHLLNSGQDVPTVLTCCAEFIENHGLVDGIYRLSGVTSNIQRLRNAFDEDRVPALHSDESILQDIHSVASLLKMYFRELPNPLCTYQLYSTFVSAVQASTDAERLRRMRDTVRKLPPPHYRTLEYLMRHLVRVAARGAETGMTPRNVAIVWAPNLLRCKELEVGGVAALQGVGVQAVVTEFLVCYAELIFGDGPVGRPKSLAITTPARLLSLEEARNRSLRADAPNTASPLDLSEIQLNFDLEEREMRMFSEEESGGVASVEASPRRQRTEGTQNIAATGGSKRKRSRLEERLQCDVELRFIDSQSPDQVMVSADIHSMDTPSPLPTPGYLPLLSEASTPLTPATLHGTPHSTSPVPANSPRISFRSFTLPLEIDDNEQSNANKLNRTSVSSDKSSDPSHRLSVNLEGQSNAKSCERIMTYDKHIDLYDDKESSKAQKTSKETNLVVSDVVDQEMMPCERLMSHPSEIDSSKVTTSICKDIENRSSSCPVEDNKSRSGDTRDTLDVRKHDVPMNKSIVSQNDDAMAGNSNAHRNELPGLPLSSATDLDSPMSCEQTIEDLPDSGFVICDNSDKIFTNTETSQMISNTNDSGEWVIVETTGSITTPTSESSSSKDPLEGTVNNAIATDAPQLRSISENVSRTSLDLTMGSTVDTDTSCIGVSDLTESPVLPQESAEMTFDVADNRELEEHDVQRTSRVFDDQTNFGVVDSGNNFSNIVHSPVQDQDNGNQKIRTVSMADIHLNQKSNEMEHENNACYTQLDNTKAFNRNENSVKEQILVEEETFGNSQRSSKSLDFQQQEIRRSLQLHKKPQFQASDRCSFPNQSKKSQNLDLSLTNADNNKQRCQNQKSEKCQSFEYVSPKESNQNSQQHKQFSSRAEESLKCNNVKNSQLQEHIEVVIPSENAAEPSEIAHPPEGASETTSLNSSCTFSNASSPVDDSIVLRDTAAILQELALQRLSGGIVGDLSVPSRRRYEAESNKDRRSFDSEIGREIVRERKMKQELDSARGKSEEPPVNNTQHLPPCLRARHARATRASLSRSLDEAKFNKMTEEASLPVKQVTEDAQHSSTPNVGTGSNATSSSSDKTHLKNLGLDLGDPQCRERIEKYKEERRTFLRDKYRSESFRGMLSKTEDDGEQALLARLKQRASRPSLH; this comes from the exons ATGCCAGGACCGGCACAAGAGAGGCCCCGTGCGCAACGACTCACCGATATCGAGCCTCAAACTGCGAAA GGATTAGGATGTAATCGAACGGACGATTTCAGTACACCAATCAGCTCTGGCAGCAACATGAGCAGTATAGCAAGGTTTCCAAAATTGGACGAGTGTGCCCACTTTCATTACGAACATGTTGAACTCAGTTCTTTGGAG GTTTCGCTTAGCGAGGGTAGCAATGATTCAGACAGCTACGCGGTCAGAGTAACATCCGGGGACGCATGCTGGACGTTGCAACGATCGtacgataattttgttatgTTCGACAAGCAGTTGCATCGGTGCATATTCGACAGGAAGTTCTCTTCCTTAACCAAGCTTCCAGATACACGGCCAAAAAACACCTGTGATATACTGAGGGACTATTTGAACAGGTTCTCCCAGTTGAATCATGAAGGCCTAAATTGTGGCCCTGTGTTAAATTGGTTGCAGCTAGATAACAGGGGAAGAAGAATCCTCGTCCCAGAGTCAGATTCATGCCCCATTAACACTCCTGCAGTAGCCGCTGCTTATGCAGTTAGACCTTACGTAGCTCAGGCGCCGGATGAAATCTCGTTTCAG GTTGGAGACATGATTTCGGTAATAGATATGCCCCCTCCAGGGGAGAGTACGTGGTGGCGTGGGAAGCACGGATTTGCAGTCGGCTTTTTCCCGGCCGAGTGCGTGGCTGTGATCGGGGATAAAGTGCCACGGCATCTCACCGTGTCGACGACAGTTAGATCAAAGTTACCCGTGAAACCGGTGCTCAGAAAGCACGGGAAGCTAATCGCCTTTTTCAGATCGTTTATATTGAATAGACCGTCTAGAAGGCGGTTGAAGCAGTCGGGAATTCTGAAGGAACGTGTATTTGGTTGTGATTTAGGGGAACATCTTTTAAATTCTGGCCAAGatg TGCCCACCGTCTTAACGTGCTGCGCCGAATTCATCGAGAATCATGGCCTGGTTGATGGCATATACCGCCTGAGCGGCGTGACATCGAACATTCAGAGATTACGAAACGCGTTCGACGAGGATCGTGTCCCTGCATTGCATTCCGATGAAAGTATTCTACAGGACATTCATTCTGTGGCTTCGTTGTTGAAAATGTACTTCAGAGAGCTGCCGAATCCGCTCTGCACGTACCAGCTTTATTCCACTTTCGTTAGCGCGGTTCAAGCCAGTACCGATGCGGAGAGATTGAGGCGGATGAGGGATACCGTTAGAAAATTACCACCACCGCACTACAG AACGTTGGAATATCTTATGCGACATTTAGTGAGAGTCGCAGCTCGAGGAGCGGAGACCGGTATGACGCCGCGTAACGTCGCGATTGTTTGGGCTCCGAATCTCTTAAGATGCAAGGAGCTGGAGGTTGGAGGCGTAGCCGCGTTGCAAGGCGTCGGTGTGCAGGCTGTGGTCACGGAATTTTTGGTCTGTTACGCCGAATTAATTTTCGGGGACGGTCCGGTTGGAAGGCCGAAATCGTTGGCCATTACAACACCGGCGAGATTGCTTAGTTTGGAAGAGGCTCGAAATCGTAGCCTGAGAG CAGACGCACCGAATACCGCGTCGCCGTTGGATTTATCGGAAATACAGCTTAACTTCGACTTGGAGGAACGAGAAATGCGAATGTTCTCGGAGGAGGAGAGTGGGGGAGTTGCGTCGGTGGAAGCCTCTCCTCGACGACAGAGAACGGAAGGAACGCAGAATATAGCCGCTACCGGTGGATCCAAGAGAAAGAGGTCGCGATTGGAGGAAAGACTGCAGTGCGACGTTGAGTTGCGCTTCATTGATAGCCAAAGTCCTGATCAG GTGATGGTATCTGCAGATATTCACAGCATGGATACTCCATCTCCTTTGCCAACACCAGGCTACCTACCGTTATTATCCGAAGCTTCAACCCCACTCACACCCGCTACGCTACATGGAACACCCCATTCTACGTCACCTGTACCGGCTAACAGTCCTAGAATAAGTTTCCGAAGTTTCACTTTACCTTTAGAAATCGATGACAATGAACAAAGTAACGCGAACAAACTGAACAGAACTAGCGTGTCTTCCGATAAATCATCCGACCCTAGTCATAGGTTATCCGTAAACTTAGAAGGGCAGAGTAATGCTAAATCCTGCGAGAGAATAATGACATACGACAAGCACATAGATTTGTACGATGATAAAGAGTCTTCCAAGGCTCAAAAGACTTCGAAGGAGACGAACTTAGTTGTATCGGATGTAGTCGACCAAGAAATGATGCCTTGCGAGAGGCTAATGTCTCATCCTAGCGAGATAGATTCTAGTAAAGTAACGACGTCTATTTGtaaagatatagaaaatagaTCGAGCTCGTGTCCCGTTGAAGATAATAAATCTCGTAGCGGAGACACCAGAGATACGTTGGACGTGCGGAAACACGATGTACCGATGAACAAATCGATCGTTTCACAAAACGACGATGCCATGGCTGGAAATTCAAACGCACATAGGAACGAATTACCAGGACTGCCATTATCCAGCGCAACAGATCTCGATTCTCCGATGTCGTGCGAACAAACGATCGAGGATTTGCCTGATTCCGGTTTCGTGATTTGTGATAACTCCGACAAGATATTTACAAACACAGAAACGTCACAGATGATATCCAACACTAACGATTCTGGCGAGTGGGTGATAGTAGAGACAACCGGTTCGATTACGACACCGACGAGCGAATCAAGTAGCTCTAAGGATCCTTTAGAAGGAACTGTGAATAATGCGATTGCAACGGATGCGCCGCAGCTAAGATCGATATCGGAAAATGTTTCCAGAACTTCTTTGGATCTCACTATGGGCTCAACTGTAGATACTGATACGTCTTGCATTGGTGTCAGTGACTTGACTGAAAGTCCCGTTCTTCCTCAGGAATCGGCTGAAATGACATTCGACGTTGCTGATAATAGAGAATTGGAGGAACACGATGTACAAAGAACTTCTAGAGTTTTCGATGATCAAACAAACTTTGGAGTGGTTGATTCtgggaataatttttcaaatattgtacATTCGCCTGTACAAGATCAAGACAATGGAAATCAGAAGATACGTACCGTTAGTATGGcagatattcatttaaatcaaaaatctaaTGAAATGGAGCATGAAAACAACGCTTGTTACACGCAATTGGATAACACTAAAGCGTTCAATAGAAATGAGAATTCAGTGAAGGAACAAATTCTCGTAGAGGAAGAAACTTTTGGAAATTCTCAACGATCCTCAAAAAGTCTCGATTTTCAACAACAAGAAATTCGACGTTCCTTGCAGTTACATAAGAAACCACAATTTCAGGCGAGTGATCGTTGTTCGTTCCCCAATCAATCAAAGAAGAGTCAAAATCTTGATCTATCTTTAACTAATGCCGACAACAACAAGCAACGTtgtcaaaatcaaaaatcggAAAAGTGCCAAAGTTTTGAATATGTTTCGCCAAAGGAATCGAATCAGAACAGTCAACAGCACAAACAATTTTCCTCGCGTGCTGAAGAATCGTTGAAATGCAACAACGTGAAAAACAGCCAATTACAAGAGCACATTGAAGTAGTAATACCATCGGAGAATGCGGCAGAGCCTAGTGAGATAGCTCATCCTCCGGAAGGTGCATCCGAGACAACATCCTTAAACTCATCGTGTACTTTTTCAAATGCATCTTCTCCGGTGGATGATTCTATCGTTCTTCGAGACACAGCTGCTATACTTCAAGAATTAGCATTGCAAAGGTTATCTGGAGGTATTGTGGGAGATTTATCCGTCCCATCGAGGAGAAGATACGAAGCGGAAAGTAACAAGGATCGAAGAAGCTTTGATTCTGAAATCGGTAGGGAAATTGTACGTGAGCGAAAAATGAAGCAAGAATTGGATTCTGCTCGGGGAAAGTCGGAAGAACCACCGGTAAATAATACTCAACACTTGCCACCATGTTTGAGAGCTCGTCACGCGAGGGCGACACGAGCATCGCTCAGTCGATCTTTAGACGAAGCAAAATTCAATAAGATGACGGAGGAAGCATCTCTACCCGTAAAACAGGTTACAGAGGACGCGCAGCACAGTTCTACGCCTAATGTTGGAACAGGTTCGAACGCTACATCGAGCAGTTCCGATAAAACGCATTTAAAGAATCTTGGATTAGATCTTGGCGATCCTCAGTGTAGAGAAAGGATAGAAAAGtacaaagaagaaaggaggacATTCTTAAGGGATAAATACAGATCGGAAAGCTTTCGAGGAATGTTATCGAAGACGGAAGATGATGGGGAACAAGCACTTTTGGCTAGGTTAAAGCA
- the LOC107998917 gene encoding rho GTPase-activating protein 32 isoform X3 yields the protein MPGPAQERPRAQRLTDIEPQTAKGLGCNRTDDFSTPISSGSNMSSIARFPKLDECAHFHYEHVELSSLEVSLSEGSNDSDSYAVRVTSGDACWTLQRSYDNFVMFDKQLHRCIFDRKFSSLTKLPDTRPKNTCDILRDYLNRFSQLNHEGLNCGPVLNWLQLDNRGRRILVPESDSCPINTPAVAAAYAVRPYVAQAPDEISFQVGDMISVIDMPPPGESTWWRGKHGFAVGFFPAECVAVIGDKVPRHLTVSTTVRSKLPVKPVLRKHGKLIAFFRSFILNRPSRRRLKQSGILKERVFGCDLGEHLLNSGQDVPTVLTCCAEFIENHGLVDGIYRLSGVTSNIQRLRNAFDEDRVPALHSDESILQDIHSVASLLKMYFRELPNPLCTYQLYSTFVSAVQASTDAERLRRMRDTVRKLPPPHYRTLEYLMRHLVRVAARGAETGMTPRNVAIVWAPNLLRCKELEVGGVAALQGVGVQAVVTEFLVCYAELIFGDGPVGRPKSLAITTPARLLSLEEARNRSLRGEPDYVEVGAGPAGLPLHYHTVIELPRKRNGSKRSPSLNWRALFGRGGLGARGKTRQVGTPPQTETVPSSLNSLRRLRPVKSADSLDGEDSLGPLLGPPPARPCGHSRSVSHDSYFDHLADAPNTASPLDLSEIQLNFDLEEREMRMFSEEESGGVASVEASPRRQRTEGTQNIAATGGSKRKRSRLEERLQCDVELRFIDSQSPDQVMVSADIHSMDTPSPLPTPGYLPLLSEASTPLTPATLHGTPHSTSPVPANSPRISFRSFTLPLEIDDNEQSNANKLNRTSVSSDKSSDPSHRLSVNLEGQSNAKSCERIMTYDKHIDLYDDKESSKAQKTSKETNLVVSDVVDQEMMPCERLMSHPSEIDSSKVTTSICKDIENRSSSCPVEDNKSRSGDTRDTLDVRKHDVPMNKSIVSQNDDAMAGNSNAHRNELPGLPLSSATDLDSPMSCEQTIEDLPDSGFVICDNSDKIFTNTETSQMISNTNDSGEWVIVETTGSITTPTSESSSSKDPLEGTVNNAIATDAPQLRSISENVSRTSLDLTMGSTVDTDTSCIGVSDLTESPVLPQESAEMTFDVADNRELEEHDVQRTSRVFDDQTNFGVVDSGNNFSNIVHSPVQDQDNGNQKIRTVSMADIHLNQKSNEMEHENNACYTQLDNTKAFNRNENSVKEQILVEEETFGNSQRSSKSLDFQQQEIRRSLQLHKKPQFQASDRCSFPNQSKKSQNLDLSLTNADNNKQRCQNQKSEKCQSFEYVSPKESNQNSQQHKQFSSRAEESLKCNNVKNSQLQEHIEVVIPSENAAEPSEIAHPPEGASETTSLNSSCTFSNASSPVDDSIVLRDTAAILQELALQRLSGGIVGDLSVPSRRRYEAESNKDRRSFDSEIGREIVRERKMKQELDSARGKSEEPPVNNTQHLPPCLRARHARATRASLSRSLDEAKFNKMTEEASLPVKQVTEDAQHSSTPNVGTGSNATSSSSDKTHLKNLGLDLGDPQCRERIEKYKEERRTFLRDKYRSESFRGMLSKTEDDGEQALLARLKQRASRPSLH from the exons ATGCCAGGACCGGCACAAGAGAGGCCCCGTGCGCAACGACTCACCGATATCGAGCCTCAAACTGCGAAA GGATTAGGATGTAATCGAACGGACGATTTCAGTACACCAATCAGCTCTGGCAGCAACATGAGCAGTATAGCAAGGTTTCCAAAATTGGACGAGTGTGCCCACTTTCATTACGAACATGTTGAACTCAGTTCTTTGGAG GTTTCGCTTAGCGAGGGTAGCAATGATTCAGACAGCTACGCGGTCAGAGTAACATCCGGGGACGCATGCTGGACGTTGCAACGATCGtacgataattttgttatgTTCGACAAGCAGTTGCATCGGTGCATATTCGACAGGAAGTTCTCTTCCTTAACCAAGCTTCCAGATACACGGCCAAAAAACACCTGTGATATACTGAGGGACTATTTGAACAGGTTCTCCCAGTTGAATCATGAAGGCCTAAATTGTGGCCCTGTGTTAAATTGGTTGCAGCTAGATAACAGGGGAAGAAGAATCCTCGTCCCAGAGTCAGATTCATGCCCCATTAACACTCCTGCAGTAGCCGCTGCTTATGCAGTTAGACCTTACGTAGCTCAGGCGCCGGATGAAATCTCGTTTCAG GTTGGAGACATGATTTCGGTAATAGATATGCCCCCTCCAGGGGAGAGTACGTGGTGGCGTGGGAAGCACGGATTTGCAGTCGGCTTTTTCCCGGCCGAGTGCGTGGCTGTGATCGGGGATAAAGTGCCACGGCATCTCACCGTGTCGACGACAGTTAGATCAAAGTTACCCGTGAAACCGGTGCTCAGAAAGCACGGGAAGCTAATCGCCTTTTTCAGATCGTTTATATTGAATAGACCGTCTAGAAGGCGGTTGAAGCAGTCGGGAATTCTGAAGGAACGTGTATTTGGTTGTGATTTAGGGGAACATCTTTTAAATTCTGGCCAAGatg TGCCCACCGTCTTAACGTGCTGCGCCGAATTCATCGAGAATCATGGCCTGGTTGATGGCATATACCGCCTGAGCGGCGTGACATCGAACATTCAGAGATTACGAAACGCGTTCGACGAGGATCGTGTCCCTGCATTGCATTCCGATGAAAGTATTCTACAGGACATTCATTCTGTGGCTTCGTTGTTGAAAATGTACTTCAGAGAGCTGCCGAATCCGCTCTGCACGTACCAGCTTTATTCCACTTTCGTTAGCGCGGTTCAAGCCAGTACCGATGCGGAGAGATTGAGGCGGATGAGGGATACCGTTAGAAAATTACCACCACCGCACTACAG AACGTTGGAATATCTTATGCGACATTTAGTGAGAGTCGCAGCTCGAGGAGCGGAGACCGGTATGACGCCGCGTAACGTCGCGATTGTTTGGGCTCCGAATCTCTTAAGATGCAAGGAGCTGGAGGTTGGAGGCGTAGCCGCGTTGCAAGGCGTCGGTGTGCAGGCTGTGGTCACGGAATTTTTGGTCTGTTACGCCGAATTAATTTTCGGGGACGGTCCGGTTGGAAGGCCGAAATCGTTGGCCATTACAACACCGGCGAGATTGCTTAGTTTGGAAGAGGCTCGAAATCGTAGCCTGAGAGGTGAGCCTGATTACGTGGAAGTGGGCGCCGGTCCAGCCGGGTTACCATTACATTACCATACGGTCATAGAATTACCGCGAAAGAGAAATGGCTCGAAACGTTCACCCTCGTTGAACTGGAGAGCTTTGTTCGGTCGAGGTGGTTTGGGTGCCAGAGGAAAAACAAGACAAGTTGGCACGCCACCTCAAACAGAAACGGTGCCAAGTTCCTTAAACTCCTTACGACGATTAAGACCAGTGAAAAGCGCAGACAGTTTGGATGGTGAGGACAGTTTAGGTCCTCTGCTGGGACCGCCACCAGCTAGACCTTGCGGACATAGTCGATCAGTTTCGCATGATTCCTATTTCGATCATTTAGCAGACGCACCGAATACCGCGTCGCCGTTGGATTTATCGGAAATACAGCTTAACTTCGACTTGGAGGAACGAGAAATGCGAATGTTCTCGGAGGAGGAGAGTGGGGGAGTTGCGTCGGTGGAAGCCTCTCCTCGACGACAGAGAACGGAAGGAACGCAGAATATAGCCGCTACCGGTGGATCCAAGAGAAAGAGGTCGCGATTGGAGGAAAGACTGCAGTGCGACGTTGAGTTGCGCTTCATTGATAGCCAAAGTCCTGATCAG GTGATGGTATCTGCAGATATTCACAGCATGGATACTCCATCTCCTTTGCCAACACCAGGCTACCTACCGTTATTATCCGAAGCTTCAACCCCACTCACACCCGCTACGCTACATGGAACACCCCATTCTACGTCACCTGTACCGGCTAACAGTCCTAGAATAAGTTTCCGAAGTTTCACTTTACCTTTAGAAATCGATGACAATGAACAAAGTAACGCGAACAAACTGAACAGAACTAGCGTGTCTTCCGATAAATCATCCGACCCTAGTCATAGGTTATCCGTAAACTTAGAAGGGCAGAGTAATGCTAAATCCTGCGAGAGAATAATGACATACGACAAGCACATAGATTTGTACGATGATAAAGAGTCTTCCAAGGCTCAAAAGACTTCGAAGGAGACGAACTTAGTTGTATCGGATGTAGTCGACCAAGAAATGATGCCTTGCGAGAGGCTAATGTCTCATCCTAGCGAGATAGATTCTAGTAAAGTAACGACGTCTATTTGtaaagatatagaaaatagaTCGAGCTCGTGTCCCGTTGAAGATAATAAATCTCGTAGCGGAGACACCAGAGATACGTTGGACGTGCGGAAACACGATGTACCGATGAACAAATCGATCGTTTCACAAAACGACGATGCCATGGCTGGAAATTCAAACGCACATAGGAACGAATTACCAGGACTGCCATTATCCAGCGCAACAGATCTCGATTCTCCGATGTCGTGCGAACAAACGATCGAGGATTTGCCTGATTCCGGTTTCGTGATTTGTGATAACTCCGACAAGATATTTACAAACACAGAAACGTCACAGATGATATCCAACACTAACGATTCTGGCGAGTGGGTGATAGTAGAGACAACCGGTTCGATTACGACACCGACGAGCGAATCAAGTAGCTCTAAGGATCCTTTAGAAGGAACTGTGAATAATGCGATTGCAACGGATGCGCCGCAGCTAAGATCGATATCGGAAAATGTTTCCAGAACTTCTTTGGATCTCACTATGGGCTCAACTGTAGATACTGATACGTCTTGCATTGGTGTCAGTGACTTGACTGAAAGTCCCGTTCTTCCTCAGGAATCGGCTGAAATGACATTCGACGTTGCTGATAATAGAGAATTGGAGGAACACGATGTACAAAGAACTTCTAGAGTTTTCGATGATCAAACAAACTTTGGAGTGGTTGATTCtgggaataatttttcaaatattgtacATTCGCCTGTACAAGATCAAGACAATGGAAATCAGAAGATACGTACCGTTAGTATGGcagatattcatttaaatcaaaaatctaaTGAAATGGAGCATGAAAACAACGCTTGTTACACGCAATTGGATAACACTAAAGCGTTCAATAGAAATGAGAATTCAGTGAAGGAACAAATTCTCGTAGAGGAAGAAACTTTTGGAAATTCTCAACGATCCTCAAAAAGTCTCGATTTTCAACAACAAGAAATTCGACGTTCCTTGCAGTTACATAAGAAACCACAATTTCAGGCGAGTGATCGTTGTTCGTTCCCCAATCAATCAAAGAAGAGTCAAAATCTTGATCTATCTTTAACTAATGCCGACAACAACAAGCAACGTtgtcaaaatcaaaaatcggAAAAGTGCCAAAGTTTTGAATATGTTTCGCCAAAGGAATCGAATCAGAACAGTCAACAGCACAAACAATTTTCCTCGCGTGCTGAAGAATCGTTGAAATGCAACAACGTGAAAAACAGCCAATTACAAGAGCACATTGAAGTAGTAATACCATCGGAGAATGCGGCAGAGCCTAGTGAGATAGCTCATCCTCCGGAAGGTGCATCCGAGACAACATCCTTAAACTCATCGTGTACTTTTTCAAATGCATCTTCTCCGGTGGATGATTCTATCGTTCTTCGAGACACAGCTGCTATACTTCAAGAATTAGCATTGCAAAGGTTATCTGGAGGTATTGTGGGAGATTTATCCGTCCCATCGAGGAGAAGATACGAAGCGGAAAGTAACAAGGATCGAAGAAGCTTTGATTCTGAAATCGGTAGGGAAATTGTACGTGAGCGAAAAATGAAGCAAGAATTGGATTCTGCTCGGGGAAAGTCGGAAGAACCACCGGTAAATAATACTCAACACTTGCCACCATGTTTGAGAGCTCGTCACGCGAGGGCGACACGAGCATCGCTCAGTCGATCTTTAGACGAAGCAAAATTCAATAAGATGACGGAGGAAGCATCTCTACCCGTAAAACAGGTTACAGAGGACGCGCAGCACAGTTCTACGCCTAATGTTGGAACAGGTTCGAACGCTACATCGAGCAGTTCCGATAAAACGCATTTAAAGAATCTTGGATTAGATCTTGGCGATCCTCAGTGTAGAGAAAGGATAGAAAAGtacaaagaagaaaggaggacATTCTTAAGGGATAAATACAGATCGGAAAGCTTTCGAGGAATGTTATCGAAGACGGAAGATGATGGGGAACAAGCACTTTTGGCTAGGTTAAAGCA